Proteins co-encoded in one Vigna radiata var. radiata cultivar VC1973A unplaced genomic scaffold, Vradiata_ver6 scaffold_134, whole genome shotgun sequence genomic window:
- the LOC106753641 gene encoding 65-kDa microtubule-associated protein 6, whose protein sequence is MLAIGVHGTSIRTSTTCTALLRELEQIWNDIGESEVDKDRMLMELERECLEVYRRKVDEAANTKARFHQTVAAKEAELATLMASLGEHDIHSPIKIDKRSSSLKEKLASITPLVEELKKKKDERLKQFDDVKTQIEKISGEIFGFHSVSNSLSITTVEDEQDLSHRRLNEYQTHLRTLQKEKSDRLQKVLQCVNEVHSLCSVLGLDFGQTVGDVHPSLHGTQVEQSTNISNSTLEGLEQTILKLKIERKTRIQKLKDVVAKLFELWNLMDSSKEERNSFMVITSIVGTSESEITDRGVLSTEMIEKASAEVDRLTKLKASRMKELVFKKRSELEEICRLTHIEPDTSTAAEKAGALIDSGLVDPSELLANIEAQIIKVKDEALSRKEVTDRIDKWLSACEEENWLDEYNQDDNRYSAGRGAHINLKRAERARITVAKIPAMVDNLINKTLSWEDEKKTHFLYDGVRLVSILDDYKLARQQKEEEKRRHRDHKKMQDLLLNQKEAIYGSKPSPRKNNSFRKTNSYRANGNGSMPPTPRRNSLSGGTTSELLTPRSYSGRQNGYFKEMRRLSTAPLNFVAISKEDTISYASLCGSEPDSPPQV, encoded by the exons ATGCTGGCCATTGGGGTACATGGCACCAGTATCCGCACAAGTACTACTTGCACTGCTTTGCTCAGAGAACTTGAG CAAATATGGAACGACATTGGGGAGAGCGAGGTGGACAAAGATCGAATGTTGATGGAACTGGAGAGGGAATGCTTAGAAGTATACAGGAGGAAGGTTGATGAGGCCGCAAACACAAAAGCACGTTTTCATCAAACAGTTGCTGCCAAGGAAGCAGAGCTTGCGACACTAATGGCTTCACTTGGTGAACATGACATTCATTCACCG ATTAAAATAGATAAGAGATCCTCTTCTCTGAAGGAGAAACTTGCATCCATCACACCTTTGGTTGAAGaactgaagaagaaaaaagatgaaagGTTGAAGCAGTTTGACGATGTAAAGACTCAAATAGAGAAGATAAGTGGGGAGATTTTTGGATTCCATTCTGTCAGTAATTCTTTAAGTATCACAACAGTTGAGGATGAACAGGACCTGTCACATAGAAGACTTAACGAATATCAAACACATCTCCGAACTCttcaaaaggaaaag TCTGACCGACTTCAAAAGGTCTTGCAATGCGTGAATGAGGTCCATTCTCTTTGTAGTGTGCTTGGGTTGGATTTTGGCCAAACTGTGGGTGATGTGCATCCAAGTTTGCATGGGACTCAGGTGGAACAATCTACTAATATTAGCAATAGCACATTGGAAGGCCTAGAGCAGACCattctaaagttaaaaatagaaaggaaaactaGGATTCAGAAG CTGAAGGATGTTGTAGCTAAACTATTCGAACTTTGGAATTTGATGGATTCATCAAAAGAAGAGAGAAACTCTTTTATGGTGATTACTTCTATTGTTGGAACGTCAGAATCAGAAATCACTGATCGAGGTGTTCTTTCAACAGAGATGATTGAGAAG GCTTCAGCGGAAGTGGACAGGCTTACGAAACTAAAAGCTAGCAGAATGAAAGAACTTGTTTTTAAGAAGAGATCAGAGTTAGAGGAAATATGTAGATTGACTCATATTGAACCAGATACAAGTACTGCTGCCGAGAAAGCTGGTGCATTGATAGATTCTG GCTTGGTGGATCCTTCTGAGCTATTAGCCAACATTGAAGCTCAGATAATTAAGGTAAAAGATGAAGCTTTGAGCAGAAAAGAAGTAACAGATAGGATTGACAAGTGGCTTTCTGCATGTGAAGAGGAGAATTGGCTTGATGAATATAATCAA GATGACAATCGGTACAGTGCTGGGCGAGGTGCACACATTAATCTTAAACGTGCAGAACGTGCTAGAATAACTGTAGCCAAAATTCCAG CTATGGTTGACAATCTCATTAACAAAACACTATCATGGGAAGATGAAAAGAAGACTCATTTTCTATATGATGGG GTACGGTTGGTTTCAATATTGGACGATTATAAACTGGCCAGACAacagaaagaggaagagaagagacGACACAGG GACCATAAGAAGATGCAAGATCTACTTCTAAATCAAAAGGAAGCCATTTATGGTTCTAAACCTAGTCCAAGAAAAAATAACAGCTTTAGAAAGACAAATAGTTACCGTGCAAATGGCAATGGATCTATGCCTCCTACGCCTCGCCGGAACTCCCTAAGTGGTGGAACAACATCCGAACTTCTGACACCACGGTCCTACTCTGGCCGTCAGAATGGATATTTTAAGGAAATGAGAAGATTGTCTACTGCCCCTCTGAACTTTGTGGCTATATCCAAGGAAGATACAATTTCATATGCTTCCCTTTGTGGTTCAGAGCCTGACTCCCCTCCCCaagtttaa